A genomic stretch from Candidatus Binatus sp. includes:
- the grxC gene encoding glutaredoxin 3 yields the protein MPKVEVYTTTYCAFCVRAKNLLKSKGVAFDEIDVTDDDELRTKMIQMSGGRYTVPEIFINSRIIGGFEELKALNDSGELDDLLAEPAPA from the coding sequence TTGCCGAAAGTCGAAGTGTACACAACTACCTACTGCGCGTTCTGCGTGCGGGCCAAGAACCTGCTCAAGAGCAAGGGCGTGGCTTTCGATGAAATCGATGTGACCGACGACGACGAGTTGCGCACCAAGATGATCCAGATGTCCGGGGGGCGCTACACGGTGCCAGAAATTTTCATCAACAGCAGGATTATCGGCGGCTTCGAGGAATTGAAGGCGCTCAACGACTCCGGAGAGCTCGACGATTTATTGGCCGAGCCGGCGCCAGCCTGA